A window of the Sulfitobacter sp. THAF37 genome harbors these coding sequences:
- a CDS encoding ParB N-terminal domain-containing protein: MKRTLSSSVLKKKSARPDENVSAAPGSGASEQVHEDEAKLVGGVKPRLGGSGSAWKAGALSDASQMLHVERAQVVERILAGRHELQIDPSQIVDVIGSDRREDWRDQEAFEKLKESIEKNGQDTPIHVRPADPDWRPDEREPENVEGVTFQLIVGRRRHAILEALGLPVRAILVPQSHRGSREEQFEMLFMRFRENEERENLSAFERLVSIGEMFERLQDAKPDEKITATEFAKRVGVHNSAVSRGRAVYAARGEILHTCKDVYDLSHRDLEKILGDLTKKPSKPAKKKSQSPKKLTVQRKIGSRKLSVTGQGGKLSVAATGLTLDEDILRGLSDVIAEYLEKHGSK; the protein is encoded by the coding sequence ATGAAGCGAACATTGAGCAGCTCGGTCCTCAAGAAAAAGTCCGCGCGCCCAGATGAGAATGTGTCTGCGGCTCCTGGATCTGGTGCAAGCGAACAGGTCCACGAAGACGAAGCGAAACTGGTTGGTGGGGTTAAGCCAAGACTGGGCGGCTCTGGCAGTGCTTGGAAGGCCGGAGCGCTTTCAGACGCCAGCCAGATGCTTCACGTTGAGCGCGCACAGGTCGTGGAGCGCATTCTCGCGGGTCGACATGAGTTGCAGATTGATCCGTCTCAGATCGTGGACGTGATTGGATCGGACCGGCGTGAAGATTGGCGCGACCAAGAGGCATTCGAGAAGCTCAAAGAGAGTATCGAGAAGAATGGTCAAGATACGCCCATTCATGTTCGGCCAGCGGATCCTGATTGGCGACCGGATGAACGTGAGCCCGAGAACGTAGAAGGCGTGACATTCCAGTTGATCGTGGGTCGGCGACGCCATGCGATCCTTGAAGCTTTGGGATTGCCTGTCCGCGCCATTCTGGTTCCACAATCCCATCGGGGTTCCCGTGAAGAGCAGTTCGAGATGCTATTCATGCGCTTCCGGGAAAATGAGGAACGTGAAAACCTGAGCGCATTCGAGCGTCTGGTTTCGATAGGCGAAATGTTCGAGCGGCTACAAGATGCCAAACCGGACGAGAAGATAACTGCAACCGAGTTCGCCAAGCGTGTGGGTGTCCATAACAGCGCGGTATCACGTGGTCGCGCTGTCTATGCGGCTAGAGGTGAGATTTTGCACACGTGCAAAGATGTCTACGATCTCAGCCACCGTGACCTCGAAAAAATTCTTGGCGACCTGACTAAAAAGCCGTCCAAGCCTGCAAAAAAGAAATCGCAGAGCCCAAAGAAACTCACGGTACAGCGAAAGATCGGTTCGCGGAAATTGAGTGTTACAGGGCAGGGCGGGAAGCTCTCTGTCGCTGCCACGGGGCTAACATTGGACGAGGACATTCTCAGAGGTTTGAGTGATGTCATCGCTGAGTACTTGGAGAAACACGGATCGAAGTAA
- a CDS encoding DUF736 family protein encodes MTTNCIKFTSADIETAKGVGSISTLTFDLDITVEPVASANPMAPTHRVLGRSPRGKLVECGGIWKKQNKETGADYYTLTIRDHGFNANLGKAANQDDLSLQAIIPWGPKDAA; translated from the coding sequence ATGACCACGAACTGCATCAAATTCACCAGCGCCGACATCGAAACCGCTAAGGGCGTCGGCTCCATCTCGACCCTGACCTTCGACCTCGACATCACGGTCGAACCCGTCGCAAGCGCCAACCCGATGGCCCCCACGCACCGCGTCCTCGGCCGTTCCCCGCGCGGCAAGCTGGTCGAGTGCGGTGGCATCTGGAAGAAGCAGAACAAGGAGACCGGCGCCGACTACTACACGCTGACCATCCGCGACCACGGCTTCAACGCAAACCTCGGCAAGGCCGCCAACCAGGACGATCTGTCCCTGCAGGCGATCATCCCCTGGGGTCCCAAAGACGCCGCCTAA
- a CDS encoding type IV toxin-antitoxin system AbiEi family antitoxin domain-containing protein: MSGQEHEKLKSLLEAVPTGFLVDSAWLEHHGIGRRSSYGYVQRGWLERLGRGVFRRPAPSSATTNTLDWKTSLLSLQHIMHYPVHIGGATALGLQGYAHYLSLGDKSTVWLYGSKIPNWLEKLPLNTELRTRSVSLFSDPELGVNDARNNLNETASSLPWDWKLVMSSPERAILEALDELPDQESFHNLDMVFESLTTLRPRTLSALLRSCKKIKVKRLFFVFADRHDHAWRKRLDPEDFDLGSGDRALVKGGKIHPRYRIMVPEEFVRKERGDGA, encoded by the coding sequence ATGAGTGGACAAGAACACGAAAAACTAAAGAGTCTTCTTGAGGCTGTCCCCACGGGGTTCCTCGTGGACTCCGCCTGGCTGGAGCACCACGGGATAGGTCGGCGTTCGTCCTACGGCTATGTGCAACGCGGCTGGCTAGAACGCCTAGGACGCGGAGTGTTCCGCCGTCCCGCACCAAGCAGCGCCACCACGAATACGCTCGACTGGAAGACCAGCCTGCTCTCGCTCCAGCACATCATGCACTACCCTGTCCATATCGGGGGGGCGACGGCATTGGGCCTGCAAGGCTATGCGCACTACCTCTCACTCGGCGACAAGAGCACAGTCTGGCTCTACGGCTCAAAAATCCCCAACTGGCTCGAAAAACTGCCGCTCAACACCGAACTCCGCACACGCAGCGTATCGCTGTTCTCCGATCCAGAGTTGGGTGTCAATGACGCGCGAAATAATCTCAACGAGACAGCATCGTCCCTGCCATGGGACTGGAAACTGGTGATGTCCTCGCCGGAACGCGCCATCCTCGAAGCGCTTGACGAGTTGCCGGATCAGGAGAGCTTTCACAACCTCGACATGGTGTTCGAAAGCCTGACGACGTTGCGCCCAAGAACCCTCTCGGCACTGCTCAGAAGTTGCAAGAAGATCAAGGTCAAACGCCTGTTCTTCGTGTTCGCCGACCGCCACGACCATGCCTGGCGCAAGCGTCTCGATCCGGAAGACTTCGACCTCGGCAGCGGGGATCGCGCATTGGTCAAAGGCGGCAAGATACATCCACGCTACAGGATCATGGTGCCCGAAGAGTTTGTAAGAAAGGAACGTGGTGATGGCGCGTGA
- a CDS encoding SMC-Scp complex subunit ScpB, producing the protein MAKDRSEPDLDRELADLPPELRWREWMRRIEAVLFASASPVPRQDLARVVGQGVSVDLLVEDLVADLEGRAFEIAQVSGGWMFRTRAAYAPAIRVAADVEDQLLDLSEFDVAVLAAIAYHQPITRDGLKDIFGKEISRDLIGRLHARDLIGTGPRSPRRGAPYTFVTTEQFLVAFDLETLADLPEREQLEDAGLDGGS; encoded by the coding sequence ATGGCGAAGGATCGTTCAGAGCCGGACCTGGACCGTGAGTTGGCCGACCTGCCGCCTGAGCTGCGCTGGCGGGAATGGATGCGCCGGATCGAGGCGGTGCTGTTTGCCTCCGCCTCGCCTGTCCCGCGCCAAGACCTCGCCCGCGTCGTGGGGCAGGGGGTCTCGGTGGATCTGTTGGTCGAGGATCTCGTCGCCGATCTGGAAGGGCGGGCCTTCGAGATCGCCCAGGTCTCTGGCGGCTGGATGTTTCGGACGCGGGCGGCCTACGCTCCCGCGATCCGGGTCGCCGCGGATGTCGAGGATCAGCTACTCGACCTGAGTGAATTCGACGTCGCGGTCTTGGCCGCCATCGCCTATCACCAGCCGATCACGCGCGACGGGCTCAAGGACATCTTCGGCAAGGAGATCAGCCGCGACCTGATCGGTCGGCTGCATGCGCGCGACTTGATCGGGACCGGGCCACGATCGCCGCGCCGCGGTGCGCCATACACATTTGTGACGACCGAGCAGTTCCTTGTTGCATTTGATCTGGAGACTCTCGCGGATCTGCCAGAGCGGGAGCAGTTGGAGGACGCAGGTCTGGATGGCGGGTCATAG
- a CDS encoding ParA family protein, translating into MGGSIEQFLQELERGLGRTMVSVNKELTMRERIKRSWSMRQCARFLNISHQHLTKFAKDNEDFPAGKHVGRERVFTLTELMHIRALMAASAKRPEHFLAWRKPDDPLPVISFASQKGGTAKSLSAAHFAQYLSLHYGMRVGVMDADPQSTITLYFVGGEEMPTLPDDETPTMVDFAGLFQTDESIPYTDYDAETLDGFFKKTSWPGVRLVPAHGETSEGEIQIARLLRAGTPEKRFYRFLRDSIDRWKEGHPPVTRPNELVSNGRVDQAKLESALNETLDCIIIDYQPALTLFQLNNVMASTSLIIPQTMKGFDIATLSTFVTGLLTMLRHIFATDRIDMGGAAHMLLPTIVQRTNEQDLTQVGNLLENCPDEVLPVFYLRSDAISNASDVYQSVYEYDPDTPGKRKGINRFIENADAVNDAIVSRLWPGLERGYAEDWMQNFYNFEEEAE; encoded by the coding sequence ATGGGCGGCAGTATAGAACAGTTCCTTCAAGAGCTCGAGCGGGGCCTTGGCCGGACCATGGTCTCGGTCAACAAGGAGTTGACGATGCGTGAGCGCATCAAGCGCTCTTGGTCGATGCGTCAATGCGCTCGCTTCCTGAACATTAGCCATCAGCATCTAACGAAGTTCGCTAAGGACAATGAGGATTTTCCTGCCGGCAAACATGTAGGGCGCGAACGTGTTTTTACACTGACGGAGCTGATGCACATCCGGGCTTTGATGGCTGCATCAGCAAAGCGGCCTGAGCATTTTCTTGCTTGGCGCAAACCCGACGATCCTTTGCCCGTCATTTCATTCGCAAGTCAGAAAGGTGGTACGGCAAAGTCGCTTAGTGCTGCGCACTTCGCTCAGTACCTGAGTCTGCACTACGGCATGCGAGTCGGCGTCATGGACGCAGACCCCCAGAGCACGATCACGCTCTATTTTGTCGGCGGCGAAGAAATGCCAACTTTGCCAGATGACGAAACTCCGACGATGGTTGACTTCGCGGGGCTGTTTCAGACCGACGAGTCCATCCCTTACACTGACTATGATGCGGAGACGCTTGACGGGTTCTTCAAGAAAACCTCTTGGCCGGGCGTGCGGCTAGTACCTGCGCATGGCGAAACCTCAGAAGGTGAAATTCAGATCGCGAGGTTGTTGCGAGCGGGCACCCCGGAAAAGCGGTTCTACAGGTTCCTAAGAGACTCCATAGATCGTTGGAAAGAGGGGCATCCACCGGTCACCCGTCCGAATGAACTGGTGAGCAACGGTAGGGTCGACCAAGCGAAGCTTGAAAGTGCCCTCAACGAGACCTTGGACTGCATCATCATCGACTATCAGCCTGCGCTGACACTGTTCCAGCTGAACAATGTGATGGCGTCTACTTCGTTGATTATCCCGCAGACGATGAAGGGGTTCGACATTGCGACCTTGTCCACCTTTGTGACTGGTCTCCTCACCATGCTGCGCCACATTTTCGCGACGGATCGGATCGATATGGGCGGTGCGGCACATATGCTGTTGCCCACGATCGTGCAGAGAACAAATGAGCAAGATCTCACACAGGTCGGCAACCTGCTCGAAAACTGCCCAGATGAGGTGCTGCCCGTATTCTATCTTCGCTCCGATGCTATTTCGAACGCGTCGGACGTTTATCAGTCCGTCTACGAGTATGACCCAGATACGCCAGGCAAGCGAAAAGGCATCAACAGGTTCATCGAGAATGCTGACGCAGTGAATGACGCCATCGTCTCACGCCTCTGGCCTGGTCTTGAGCGTGGCTATGCCGAGGATTGGATGCAGAACTTCTACAATTTCGAGGAGGAAGCCGAATGA
- a CDS encoding DUF1403 family protein, with protein MTYARLDHTSDLDTLPRMPAWVTSARAESLEDVAFLSGAALSHLHVVLEREEVPQALLRDRLALRAAEACVAFSGRLERAGDLRDAVHLLRSGDLPGPAGETCLAWRRAVERPVSTKALDRALPAFESGKIAMWLNAGKGAPVTRAAMVLEAVLTEAPRADVASLVLADAALAQTFGWDHLVPLLAAGLKRADLRKQGDDLRLVCHRALILSAVEAVRLSADLARRAAHLKAVAPKLRAKGADAAVEMFLTRDAVAPLALPLSDRAARRLCDRLVDLGAVRELTGRDTFRLYGV; from the coding sequence ATGACATATGCTCGGCTCGATCACACCAGCGACCTCGACACATTACCCCGGATGCCCGCCTGGGTCACCTCAGCGCGGGCTGAAAGCCTTGAAGATGTTGCGTTTTTGTCGGGCGCAGCGCTGAGCCACCTGCATGTTGTGCTGGAGCGCGAGGAGGTGCCCCAAGCCTTGTTGCGGGATCGGCTCGCGCTGCGCGCAGCGGAGGCCTGTGTCGCGTTTTCGGGGCGCCTGGAGAGAGCAGGGGATCTGCGCGACGCGGTGCATTTGTTGCGTTCTGGCGATCTGCCGGGACCGGCTGGCGAGACCTGCCTCGCCTGGCGGCGCGCGGTGGAGCGGCCGGTGTCGACCAAGGCTCTGGATCGAGCCTTGCCGGCCTTCGAGTCGGGCAAGATCGCGATGTGGCTCAATGCAGGGAAGGGGGCGCCGGTGACTCGGGCCGCGATGGTGCTGGAGGCGGTGCTGACGGAGGCGCCACGCGCTGACGTAGCTTCGCTGGTCCTCGCGGATGCGGCTCTCGCCCAAACATTCGGTTGGGATCATCTCGTGCCGTTGTTGGCCGCGGGTCTGAAACGTGCCGACCTGCGCAAGCAGGGCGACGATTTGCGTCTCGTCTGTCATCGGGCACTCATCTTATCGGCGGTCGAGGCTGTGCGTCTCTCCGCCGACCTCGCGCGTCGGGCGGCACACCTAAAGGCCGTTGCGCCAAAGCTTCGCGCCAAGGGAGCGGATGCCGCTGTCGAGATGTTCCTCACCCGCGATGCCGTGGCACCTTTGGCCTTGCCCTTGTCGGATCGCGCCGCGCGGCGGCTTTGCGACCGACTGGTCGATCTCGGCGCGGTGCGCGAGCTGACAGGGCGAGACACGTTTCGGCTCTACGGGGTGTAG
- a CDS encoding plasmid pRiA4b ORF-3 family protein encodes MIELKIELVGIKPPIWRRIVVPNDISLDILHSVLQGAMPWQDYHLHEFEIGEDRFEARDESDDSWDPTDGRKDEKRFTLGKLVKKGSQFTYTYDFGDGWRHLVTVEKFSKPTGRPDLDFPACVDGERACPPEDCGGPYSYEEFLDALTDKHHPEHRDTKQWAGAFEPEVFSVQQANAAVGAMFVWAKERHNRK; translated from the coding sequence TTGATTGAGCTGAAAATCGAACTGGTTGGCATCAAACCACCCATCTGGCGCCGTATCGTCGTGCCGAATGACATCAGCTTGGACATCCTGCATTCCGTTCTCCAGGGCGCTATGCCTTGGCAAGACTATCATTTGCATGAGTTCGAGATTGGCGAAGACAGGTTCGAGGCCCGCGACGAAAGTGACGACAGCTGGGACCCTACCGATGGGCGGAAGGACGAGAAGAGGTTTACTCTTGGAAAGCTGGTCAAGAAAGGCAGTCAGTTCACATACACTTATGATTTCGGCGATGGCTGGCGGCATCTCGTCACCGTTGAGAAGTTTAGCAAACCAACCGGAAGACCAGATCTGGACTTTCCCGCCTGTGTTGACGGAGAGCGAGCCTGCCCGCCAGAGGACTGTGGAGGACCCTACTCTTACGAAGAGTTTCTCGACGCGCTGACCGACAAACACCACCCGGAACATCGCGATACAAAGCAATGGGCGGGCGCGTTCGAACCGGAAGTGTTCAGCGTGCAGCAAGCCAATGCTGCCGTCGGTGCGATGTTTGTATGGGCAAAAGAACGCCACAATCGAAAGTGA
- a CDS encoding tyrosine-type recombinase/integrase: MLSGMSENTEKSSSDVPIRPSSNEENERDRPDDEALSLPSFIAGSGTLDRLVDTARDYARAAASDNTLKAYAKDWAHFARWCRMKGAEPLPPSPEMIGLYLADLASASGPSPTLSVSTIDRRLSGLAWNYVQRGFNLDRKNRHIASVLAGIKRKHARPPVQKEAILAEDILAMVATLPYDLRGLRDRAILLLGYAGGLRRSEIVTLDVHKDDTPDSGGWIEIFEKGALLTLNAKTGWREVEIGRGSKDQTCPVHALEQWLHFAKIDFGPVFVGTSRDGKRALDTRLNDKHVARLVKRTVLDAGIRSELPEKERLALFSGHSPRAGLASSAEVDERYVQKQLGHASAEMTRRYQRRRDRFRVNLTKAAGL; this comes from the coding sequence ATGCTCAGCGGCATGTCAGAAAACACCGAGAAATCGAGCTCAGACGTGCCAATCCGGCCTTCGTCCAACGAAGAAAACGAGAGAGATCGTCCTGACGACGAGGCCTTGAGCCTTCCGTCCTTTATAGCGGGCTCGGGCACGCTCGATCGGCTGGTCGATACGGCCCGCGACTACGCACGCGCGGCGGCGTCGGACAACACGCTGAAGGCCTATGCAAAGGACTGGGCGCACTTCGCACGCTGGTGCCGAATGAAGGGCGCGGAGCCACTGCCTCCATCTCCCGAGATGATCGGGCTTTACTTGGCAGACTTGGCCTCCGCGTCAGGCCCCTCCCCTACCCTTTCGGTCAGCACCATAGACCGCCGCCTGTCGGGTCTCGCCTGGAACTACGTGCAGCGCGGCTTCAACCTTGATCGCAAGAACCGACACATTGCTTCGGTCCTAGCGGGGATCAAGCGCAAGCACGCGCGACCGCCGGTTCAGAAGGAAGCCATTCTGGCCGAGGATATCCTCGCGATGGTGGCCACCCTGCCCTATGACCTGCGCGGGCTGCGAGACCGCGCGATCCTGCTTTTGGGCTATGCAGGGGGTTTGCGCCGCTCAGAAATCGTCACCCTGGACGTGCACAAAGACGATACGCCGGATTCCGGCGGCTGGATCGAGATTTTCGAGAAAGGCGCCCTCCTGACCCTCAACGCAAAGACCGGATGGCGCGAAGTCGAGATCGGACGCGGCTCCAAGGATCAGACCTGCCCCGTGCATGCACTGGAGCAATGGCTGCACTTTGCGAAGATCGACTTCGGTCCGGTCTTCGTCGGCACCTCGCGTGATGGCAAGCGCGCCCTCGACACACGTCTGAACGACAAGCATGTCGCCCGGCTGGTCAAACGTACGGTTCTGGATGCCGGTATCCGATCTGAGTTGCCTGAGAAGGAACGCCTCGCCCTCTTCTCTGGCCACTCGCCACGAGCTGGCCTCGCCAGTTCAGCGGAAGTCGACGAACGCTACGTCCAGAAGCAGCTTGGGCATGCCTCGGCCGAGATGACCCGCCGCTACCAGCGCCGGCGCGACCGGTTCCGCGTGAACCTGACCAAGGCCGCCGGTCTCTGA
- the repC gene encoding plasmid replication protein RepC, with amino-acid sequence MKHTGWRKPTPGLGIAEQLAQAGEQVAVPKTRAFVAVKRVGAYIGLKAGDLMLLDTLGAFTQAQDWEEGQRPIVWASNAYLMEQTGFSLSALKRHARRLAEIGVISFQDSPNGKRWGRRDAEGRIVEAYGFDLSPLSARVEEFEELHADLQAERELCQRLKRQITVARRMIRARIEAAVSSALRGPWTQFTGLFEELLDRLPRRHEASEQLARLLGWFKELQERVEAAYLKATEAVLPVENMPETKEQVPEKTQEMNPREVISDPHILITNQLDPVTRNSSENEEVAAVVPNAQPEDQVDRELEEWVAEVRKKRAALDLPTVMQACPEFASWARNMGGFLKDWGDLHRVAGQLRPMIGVSEHAWNVAQDRLGKQVATAALALVFEKHCAGEVSSPGGYLRGMVEKAGAGELHLERSFYGRLSGQAA; translated from the coding sequence ATGAAACATACAGGTTGGCGCAAGCCGACACCGGGTCTTGGCATTGCAGAGCAGCTTGCCCAAGCCGGTGAACAGGTGGCTGTACCCAAAACGCGGGCCTTCGTGGCCGTGAAGCGGGTGGGGGCCTACATTGGCCTCAAGGCCGGAGACTTGATGCTCCTCGACACGCTGGGGGCCTTCACCCAAGCCCAGGACTGGGAAGAGGGCCAGCGCCCGATCGTCTGGGCGTCGAACGCCTATCTGATGGAGCAGACGGGGTTTTCGCTCTCTGCACTCAAGCGCCATGCACGGCGGCTGGCCGAGATCGGCGTGATATCCTTCCAGGATAGTCCGAACGGCAAGCGATGGGGCCGTAGGGACGCCGAAGGGCGCATTGTCGAGGCCTACGGTTTCGATCTGTCGCCTCTGTCGGCGCGTGTCGAGGAGTTCGAGGAGCTCCATGCCGATTTGCAGGCCGAGCGCGAGCTCTGCCAACGCCTGAAGCGTCAGATCACTGTGGCACGCCGCATGATCCGCGCGCGGATCGAGGCGGCCGTCAGCAGCGCGCTGCGCGGGCCTTGGACGCAGTTCACGGGGCTCTTCGAGGAGCTTCTGGACCGGCTTCCGCGCCGCCATGAAGCGTCCGAGCAGCTTGCACGGCTGCTGGGCTGGTTCAAGGAGCTACAGGAGCGCGTCGAGGCGGCCTACCTCAAGGCAACTGAGGCCGTGCTGCCTGTGGAAAACATGCCTGAAACCAAGGAGCAAGTTCCCGAGAAGACTCAAGAAATGAACCCCAGGGAGGTCATTTCTGACCCTCATATACTAATTACAAACCAACTTGATCCTGTAACTCGTAATTCCTCAGAAAATGAGGAAGTCGCGGCCGTAGTGCCCAATGCTCAGCCCGAAGATCAGGTTGATAGGGAGCTGGAAGAGTGGGTGGCCGAGGTGCGCAAGAAGCGCGCTGCGCTGGATCTGCCCACAGTGATGCAGGCCTGTCCTGAATTTGCGTCCTGGGCCCGCAATATGGGCGGGTTCCTGAAAGATTGGGGCGATCTGCATCGTGTTGCCGGTCAACTCCGGCCGATGATCGGGGTGTCCGAGCATGCGTGGAACGTAGCGCAGGACCGATTGGGCAAACAGGTGGCGACAGCGGCGCTGGCGCTTGTATTCGAGAAGCATTGCGCGGGCGAAGTGTCCTCACCGGGCGGCTATCTGCGCGGCATGGTCGAAAAAGCCGGGGCCGGGGAGCTGCATCTCGAGCGCAGCTTCTATGGCAGGCTCAGCGGGCAGGCGGCGTGA
- a CDS encoding nucleotidyl transferase AbiEii/AbiGii toxin family protein encodes MAREDYAAQVALLVRVLPYVAKEEIFALKGGTAINLFYRDLPRLSVDIDLTYLPVKDRADSLVEINDAMDRITAAIEGGIAGAKAQRIAGGGGGATRALARLGTAEIKIETSPVTRGVVHDPEQREVSEAVEEAFGYATMNIVSFEDLFGGKLHAALDRQHPRDLYDVKLLYENEGFTDELFRTFLIYLASSPRPPHELLNPNLIDLDQPYAREFEGMTKEAVDLTELVSTRDRLIGDIQSRLDEGAKRFLRTLHDGDPDFDAIDRPQAAELPAVRWKLINVNKLKAENPKKHAAQGEELEKLLG; translated from the coding sequence ATGGCGCGTGAAGACTATGCCGCCCAAGTGGCCCTGCTCGTACGGGTACTTCCATATGTGGCGAAGGAGGAGATATTTGCGCTCAAGGGCGGGACGGCCATCAACCTCTTCTATCGCGACCTTCCGCGCCTCTCGGTCGATATCGATCTGACCTATCTGCCTGTCAAGGACCGCGCCGACAGCCTCGTCGAGATCAACGACGCGATGGACCGGATTACCGCCGCCATCGAAGGCGGCATCGCCGGCGCCAAAGCGCAGCGAATTGCCGGCGGTGGCGGCGGCGCCACGCGTGCGCTCGCCCGCCTCGGCACAGCCGAAATCAAAATCGAAACCTCCCCCGTTACCCGGGGCGTCGTGCATGATCCGGAACAACGCGAAGTCTCCGAAGCCGTCGAGGAGGCGTTCGGATATGCGACGATGAACATCGTCTCCTTCGAGGATTTGTTCGGCGGCAAGCTACATGCGGCCCTAGATCGCCAGCACCCGCGAGACCTCTACGACGTTAAACTGCTCTACGAGAACGAAGGGTTTACCGACGAGTTGTTCCGCACGTTTCTGATCTACCTCGCGAGTTCACCACGCCCGCCGCACGAACTGCTGAATCCAAACCTGATCGATCTAGATCAGCCCTACGCGCGGGAATTCGAGGGCATGACGAAGGAAGCAGTCGACCTAACGGAATTGGTCTCAACGCGCGACCGCCTGATCGGTGATATCCAATCCCGCTTGGATGAGGGCGCGAAGAGGTTTCTGAGAACCCTGCATGACGGCGATCCAGACTTCGACGCGATCGACCGCCCTCAAGCGGCCGAGCTTCCAGCGGTCCGATGGAAGCTCATCAACGTGAACAAGCTGAAAGCAGAAAACCCCAAGAAGCATGCCGCCCAAGGGGAAGAGTTGGAGAAGCTCCTCGGCTGA
- a CDS encoding DUF2493 domain-containing protein, which yields MPHQTDIQEETGVTSAILDHLALHGATPGPGETDHRPLPQPDEVELAMATLFDTTIGLLTGSQLEDNLEEMLWSLTSIFHRRLTHIQKLLDDNEFEVRESLAIQDGSEVASVELERLQMIGLKLWDHRDAFEQMRDLAVDHFSAATGSPWLPRTGSKVSHRGLTSAVVDSRAYLSAKRRKETEVHCPEGTRIAFSGGDYHAYDLIWSVLDATHAKYPDMVLLHGGTPKGAEMIAARWADTRGVTQVVFKPDWKSHGKAAPFKRNDKMLETMPQGLIATPGSGITENIVDKARKLGIRIKRIGA from the coding sequence ATGCCCCATCAGACAGACATCCAAGAGGAGACCGGCGTGACCTCCGCCATCCTCGACCACCTGGCGCTTCACGGCGCAACGCCCGGGCCCGGCGAGACCGATCATCGCCCCCTACCCCAGCCCGACGAGGTCGAGCTCGCCATGGCGACGCTCTTTGACACCACCATCGGCCTCCTCACCGGCAGCCAGTTGGAAGACAATCTCGAAGAGATGCTCTGGTCCCTCACTTCGATCTTCCATCGCCGGCTCACCCATATCCAGAAGCTTCTCGACGACAACGAATTTGAGGTCCGGGAAAGTCTGGCGATCCAGGACGGCTCCGAGGTCGCCTCAGTCGAACTCGAGCGCCTCCAGATGATCGGGCTCAAGCTCTGGGACCATCGCGACGCCTTCGAGCAGATGCGCGATCTGGCCGTGGATCACTTCTCGGCCGCCACCGGTTCGCCCTGGCTACCCCGCACCGGATCCAAGGTCTCGCATCGCGGTCTCACCTCCGCCGTGGTGGACAGCCGGGCCTATCTCTCGGCCAAGCGCCGCAAGGAGACCGAAGTGCACTGCCCCGAAGGTACGCGGATCGCTTTCTCGGGCGGGGACTATCACGCCTACGATCTGATCTGGTCCGTCCTCGACGCTACGCACGCCAAATACCCCGACATGGTGCTGCTGCACGGCGGCACGCCCAAAGGTGCCGAGATGATCGCGGCCCGCTGGGCAGATACCCGTGGTGTCACCCAGGTGGTCTTCAAGCCCGACTGGAAGAGCCACGGCAAGGCTGCCCCCTTCAAGCGCAATGACAAGATGCTCGAGACCATGCCCCAGGGCCTGATCGCCACCCCCGGTTCGGGCATCACCGAGAACATTGTCGACAAGGCCCGCAAGCTCGGGATTCGCATCAAGAGGATCGGGGCTTAG